CACTCAGGCAGCAGACACACAACACAACAGACAGAAATTTCAAACCACAGGCAACCATCGCATTCTCCCAAAAGCAGAGACAGGCGGAAATTAAACATAATCCATTCTCCTGATTATGCCATATCTCGCCAGCGATGGAAACCAGCAACCCGCGGTCAGGGAAAGCAGCCTCTTCTGAATTGAAAAAACACAAAGCCCATTGATCGACTGCTGTCGCGCCAGTAACACAATCGGATCAACGGGCTTTGTTACTGTTTAAGAGCTGAATTACTCCGATTTTTGTCTCTCACTTTTGAAAAAACAAAACCTCGTTAAATGAATTCTCCGTGAGTTTTCCAGGATCGGCTTGCACATCACCCTGTTTCTGTTTATCACAACGATTCACAAATATCGTAGTGGATAAATTTGAAGCGATTGAATAGGCTGGCCTGCACATATAGCAGTTCCTGCCCGGGACAAGCGCCCTTTCATATCCTTCCGGGAGAGATCATAAATGCCAGAAATCGTCGTCACCTGTCCGCACTGTCAGGCTAAAGCTAAACTCAAAAGCACCAAAATGCTGGGGAAGAAAGTCAACTGCCGCAGTTGCGAAACCCCCTATGTGCTCAAAGCCGATGGCCAGCAGAAAAAGGCCAGAGCCGCGTCCGCAGATGAGTTCGATGATTTCGACGAAGAATTTGACAGTGCCGCCGTAGCCCGCGCCCGCCGCGCACGCAAAAGAAAGGGAAGTCCAGCAGCAGCGCCGGCACAACGAAGGCCAAATCCAAGAGTAAAAAATCGGAACAGGAAAAGTCACAACCTCCCGTCCTGCTGTTAGTCGGCGGCAGTATCCTGGGGCTCGCCCTGACCGGCGGTGTGATCTATTTCATGGTGACCGCTGGAAGTTCGCTGAGTGCTCAGAATGCGGCACAGAATCAGCAGGCAGGTCCCGTCAAGTATGCGACCTTCCATCCGGAAGTCGGCGACTTCGGCTGCGAATATCCCGATAACTGGAATGTCAAAAGCGGAGGCGGGCAGGGGGGCGTCCAGAGCTGGGCCAGGTTCAGTTCCCCCGATGAAAGCGCCACGATTTCGGTACGCGGCAACATGACCGGCGGCGCCCTCGGTGGTGCCGGCCTGGCGATGATACAAGGCGCAGATTCCGACGAAATCGAACCGCCGGTCGTCGGCATTCATCGCCTGATGAAGATCAAACTGGCGGACGACTATCCCAATTACGAAGAAATCGGCGACTACCAGTTACTGGAGACCAAAATGGGCGATGCTTGTCAGTCCGTCTTCACCACCAAATCACTGCTGGGAGGCACACAGCGCGGCTACCGGGTGACCCTGCTCACCGGACGGGTGCAGTTCAATATGATCTGCCTCTGTCCCGACGGTCAGTTCGATCAGTTAACGCCAATCTTCACCCAGGTGATCAATACGATTCACGAAAAGTAACCACATCGAAAGAATCTGTCAGTTTAACCCCACGACCAGGCGAACTGGTTCTTGAAGTGGTGGTAATACAGGCCGATCATTCGTAACGCCACCAGCTCGACGTAGATCATCACGCCTCGCATCAGAAACAGGCCCATGATTCCCCATTCGATGTTCGCGAAGGTCAAGCCCAGCTGCAACCCCGCCACGAAGAACATCCCGGTAGCGGTAAAGAAGTAAGCGGGCATCGATTTGAAAATCGTCAGGACCATCAGGTCAAGACGGAAGACCGATTCCACACCACCAACGGCCACACACAGCGCCAGAATCGGCCAGAAGAACACGCCCATACAATACAGAAACATGAACATGCTCAGGTGAAACGCGGGCAGGTTGTCACCAATGGTCTCCATTCCGAACAGATACAGTCCTGCATCCGCAATGATCTCAGGATTGAGGAAGAAGATCACTCCTACATAGGCATAAGCCGGAAAATGCACCAGGAACCAGGTGAAAATCCACTTGATCATCGGGATAAAAAAGCCCTCTTCGGGGCTTAACTCCGGCAGATGTTTCTCGCCGGCAGCCGCTTCATAAATCACGCAGAAGCGATAATGGCTGTACCAGCCCCGGATGATGATCAGCCCGATAAATCCCAGCGTGCCGGCGAAAGGTAATAATGAGAAACAGAGCCCCATCCCCAGCCAGAGCAGCATAAAGATAAACAGGTTGGAGGGATCGAGCAGCATCAGGAACGTCGCCTGCAGATCCTCGACGTAGTTATTCTCTTTCTTCCGCGTGACGGGACCGTCTTCATCACCGTCATACTTCTCGGCCTTAACCATCGGCTTGCGTCGCACCGGTCGGCGAATCGTTTTGGACTTCGCTTCCAGTTCCACCGCATCGTCCAGCAGGCTGGAAAAGTCATTCTCGGCGTAGTCTTCGTCCTGTATTGATTCCAGCGTGGGAATCGCCACGGTTTCGCCACACTCCTTACAGCGCAGCTTTTTACCGGCGGCTTCCTCTTTGACTTTATAATTCTTCGCACAGACAGGGCAGCTGACTTGAATTGACATGGAACGGACTCATCCTGAAGAACAAACGGCGCTGGGAAAACAGTCTTGTCTTGAGTCTGACAACGCGAACGATCCGACCCAGGATCAAATGAAACTGTTTTTTTTTGTTCACTCTCAGCATAACGCCTTTCACCTGATTTCGCGAGCGTTTTCTGTGGAATGTTCAGCCCGCCCCAAATCGCTTCTCCAACTATTCACACTTCGGCCATCGAATATTTAAACAACGCTGTTAAAAACCTGGCCAGACCTGCTTCGAGCACAGCGAACAAATAAACTCGCGGCCTGCTTAGAGAAGCTTTTTCCAGCCAGACGCTGCGCCCACATAGTAAAACGCCCACCGTTTTACCCACCACGACAACCCGCTACCTGTTACGTACCCTCTCAATTCAAACCCCAGGAGACCCGATCGTGTTGTATCGTCACCCCACCCGTAAAGGATTTACCCTCATTGAACTGCTGGTGGTCATTGCCATCATCGCCATTCTGATCGCGCTGCTGCTCCCTGCAGTCCAGCAGGCTCGGGAAGCCGCCCGCCGCAGTTCCTGCAAGAACAACCTCAAACAGATAGGCATCGCGATGCACAACTACAACGACGTGCATTCCACGCTCCCGCCCGGCTACCTCGATGACGATCCGCTCGCCAATGTCACCAACCACAACCTCCTCGGCTGGGGAACCTTCATTCTGCCCTACATCGAACAGAGTGCCCTCTACAACTCCATCGCCGAAGTCGGCGGTCTCGACAACAGCTGGACCACCATTCCCGAAATGACCACCGGCTCCGCAACGGTGACCACTCCCTATTCCAAAGTTGTACTGACAACCTACATCTGTCCCTCCGATCCAATGGGCGGCCTGAATACTGATGTCGGCGGCTACGGAAAATCCAACTACACCGGCGTCGCAGGCAATACCTATCGCAGCTCCGGATCGACGAAACCGACCGGCTCGTTCTATGACAATTCCAATGTTCGCTTCCGAGACTACCGTGACGGTTTGAGTAATACCATCATCATCGGCGAGCGGGGGACGGAAGGCGCCAAGAACGGCACAATCTGGATCGGCAACTACTCTGACGCCGCGTATTACACGCAAAACGCCATCGCCACCAACAGCGCCTACTACGGCATCAACGGCACCGCCGGCTCCTGGAACTTTACCAGTTCCCACACAGGCGGCTGTCACTTCCTGCTGGGCGACGGCGCGGTCCGCTTCCTCAGTGAAAATATCGACCTCAATACCTACCGTGATCTGGGCTTCATCGCAGACGGCAACCCCGTCGAACTGCCTTAAGCATCTGACCACGATTCCCATTCGCTCCGGTGTGTTGTCCCGACAGGCGACACACCGGAGACATTCCACATTCTCCCCACTTTAAGAGACAGACTACGTCCATGAAATTAATCGCCCTCTGTTTACTGACACTCACCCTAATCGGCTGTAGTGGCGGAGCCTCGACGACTCCAGAAGTCAGCCCCGGTCTCACACAGGATCAGCTGGTCCCCACGCTTCAGAAAATCGCCGAAACCGGCCAGTACGACGCCGTCCTGCAGGACCTGACCGTCGGCCTGGAAAACGCCGGCCACATGGAACAGGCCGTCACCGTCCAGCGGTTTAACGAACTCTCCAACCCGGAAGACATCAAAAAACTGGCCGCACAGGTCGTGGAGACGATCAAAAAGTAAAGCTGCAGGGAAGCAGGCTGGAAATTCTAGTCTGCTTCCGCCTATCTTCTTGAATCGTGTCTGCGCACCATTCAATACTCCACTCCAGCTATCAATTCATGAGGATTGTGAAATTGAAACAAAAGGTTTCATATTGAAACTCTGTACGGTATAAACAAGAGCACTATTCATTTCCCCGGTTACCTGCAGCCAACTCCGGAACCAGTGCCATGATCGACTCGCAAGACTACACAGACTGGTGTCTTTACGCCGGCCTCTATCTGAAAAACCACTCGCACGCTGACCGCTATCGGACTTACGAACAGAAAATTTCCGAAGCCGGGCTCGTCACCCGCATCGTGCACGACTTCATTCATGATATGGATGACGTTGTCGACCTGACCAACTGGCGATCGTATTCCGTATACGAAACCGGAAAGTACCTGAAATATCGCATCGAGAAAACCGTGTTTGCACTGCAGACCATCGGTGCCACACGGGTCGCAGAGAAAATACCCACCGCTAAAAATCGCTCCCCCATGAGCCAGCTCATGCAGGCCAGGGGAAATCTTGAAGATGCGATGCAAGAGATTGATCCCGCGCAGGCCATGCAGGACTTTCGGAATAATCTCGCAAAGCAGTTTCCCGAAATCGCGGCTCAGGCGGGCTACACGCCCACTCCTTCGCCTCCCACCCCCATCGATCCTAAT
This genomic stretch from Gimesia sp. harbors:
- a CDS encoding DUF1559 domain-containing protein, with the translated sequence MLYRHPTRKGFTLIELLVVIAIIAILIALLLPAVQQAREAARRSSCKNNLKQIGIAMHNYNDVHSTLPPGYLDDDPLANVTNHNLLGWGTFILPYIEQSALYNSIAEVGGLDNSWTTIPEMTTGSATVTTPYSKVVLTTYICPSDPMGGLNTDVGGYGKSNYTGVAGNTYRSSGSTKPTGSFYDNSNVRFRDYRDGLSNTIIIGERGTEGAKNGTIWIGNYSDAAYYTQNAIATNSAYYGINGTAGSWNFTSSHTGGCHFLLGDGAVRFLSENIDLNTYRDLGFIADGNPVELP